The DNA sequence AGATATTCCTGCCATGGGATATGAGGTCTAAGTGGGCGGACCAATACAGCTCTTCCGGTATGATAGATTCCATGATCTTCTGGATTTCTGGCGGGCTGCATTTCGCGCTCACCCAGCCTATCCTTTTGCACAACCTTCCTACGTGAGTATCGACGGGGAAGGCCGGCAACCCCAAGTCGAAGAGGAGAACACATGCGACAGTCTTGGGACCAACTCCCGGCAGGGAGCTTAAAAACTCGACTATATCCCCTTTTTTCATCCTTCGGAGATCCCTTAGACTGCAGTCGCCAAAACGATCGGATACTATCTTGAGGATTTCCTTGATTCTCATTGCTTTTACGTTGGACAGTCCGGCAGGCCTGATGACAGATGCTATCTCCTCATGTGTAGCCGCAAGTACTTCATCCCACCTTGGAAAGCGCGCTTTCAGAAGTACGTATGCTCTGTCCCTATTCTTGTCATTGGTGTTTTGGGATAGCACGGTCAAAATAAGCCCGTCCAGGGGCTCCTCCCGCGTCATTCTGGCGGGCCGAAGGTAACCCCACAGGCCCGCCAGAATTTCTAAAACTTCAAGGACCCACCTTTGATCGGGCAATTTAAGATCAACAATATCCCCCAAACTTGCCCTGCTAGTTATCGTTACTGCTGCTTTCCTTTCCATCTTTTTCATCTTTCTGAAGGGCCTTCTTGAGCTTTGCGGCCTCCTCCATGAGCAGCCTAAGCTTTGCCTTAGCCCTGCCATGAACCGAATCCTCCGGATATTTGCCTGACTCGTCAGGTGTGCCTGCAGGCACGCCGGTCAATATCTCTAACCCTTCGTCGACAGTCTCTATAGCCCATATGTTGAACTTGCCGCTCTCTACGGCCTCCAACACCTCATGATCCAACATCAGATGGATGAGGTTTTGTTTCGGGATCATCACGCCCTGCTTGCCGGTCAAACCACGGAATTTGCAGTATCTGAAGAACCCCTCGATCTTCTCGTTCACTCCCCCTATGGGTTGTATGTTTCCAAACTGATCAACTGAACCCGTGACTGCGATGCCCTGTTTGAGCGGATAACCCGATAGCGACGACAGCAAACAGTATAGCTCCGTGGATGATGCGCTATCACCCTCTATTTCCTCGTAGGTCTGCTCAAAGGCTATCCTGGCAGACAAAGTGAGCGGCATGTCCTGTGCATATTTTTTGCCCAAATAGCTCGAAAGTATCAACAGCCCTTTGTTATGGATCGGCCCCGTGAGCTTTACTTCCCTTTCTATATTTACGACTCCCTCTTGTCCCATGTAGACGTTAGATGTGATCCTAACGGGATGTCCAAAGGAGTGCTCTCTCATGTCTATTACGGTCAACCCATTTATTTGGCCAACCCTTTCGCCGTCTACTTCGACGCGAAGTATTCCTTCCTCGAGGGACATGAACAAGCGATCTTCGATAAGGCTGACACGATAGCGCATCTCGCTAATTGCCTTTCGAACATGCGAGGCCTCTACCACTTCTTTGCCTTCTGCCTTTGCCCAAGCGGTCGCCTCTACCAATACCTCGGTTATTTTGTTCATCTGCGTGGTCATTCGACGTTGATGCTCGGCAAGCCTCGAGGCAAACTCTATGACTTCGCCCACTGACTCCCTGCTAAAGGGGAGCAATTTTTCCTGTTGTGTATACTCAGCCACGAATACCGCTATATCATATTCCGTGGCTTCGTTTCGCGGCATATCGATGTCGAAATCTGCTTTTATCTTAAACAGCTCGGAAAATTCCTTATCGTACAGGCTCAACAAGTAGTAAATGTAGCGGGTACCCACTATCACGACTTTGACGTTTAAGGGAATAGGTTCCGGCCTAAGAGAGGAGACGGGCACAAATCCCCACTGTTCACCTAAATTCTCGATAGTGAGTTGTTCATCTTTTAGGGCACGCTTCAAGGCGTCGTAGGATAAGTATTGCCGAAGCAGCTCTTCTGCTTCCAATACCAGATATCCGCCGTTTGCCCTATGGATCGCTCCAGCGACTATTTTCCTAAAGTCCGTATAGAGATAACCCTGCCTGCTTTCGTACTCCACCTTGCCCATGAGGTTGTAATAGGTCGGATTGGATTCCCTAATCACGGGTGCACCTTTATCCGGATCGTTGCTGACGAAGACGTTAACCATGTACTTACCGAAGTCAACCTCAATGTTTTCGTCTCTCGCAGCTGCCACGAATATATTGAAATTTTTGATGATGTCTTCCTCCATGGAATCGAGCCACTTGGAGAGCTTTTCCGATCTGGCGTACTTGTCTTTAAGTTCGCTCATGAAGGGGCTTATGGCATTGCGGGATATATTCCTTTCGAGATCCCTTATCCTATCCTTGAGCCCCTTTTCGAGATCTCGGATCCTCCTTAAGGTCTCCAGGGTATGTTGAGATATCTTCTCCGATATTTCCTGCAATCTCCTTTGCTCTTCTTCCGGAAGGGCCTCAAACTCCTCCTGCTGCATCTCTCTATATACTACTTTGCCATCTTGCTCGATCTTCACTAATGGAATGTTTATGAATCCCTGAGGAGTGCGCTTTATGACGAACCCGTTCTGTTGAGCTATGCCCCTTAGACGTTCCATCAATTCGTTAACCTGTTCCTGAAACTCCTTGACAAGTTGAGCTTTTGCATCTTCATATTGGCTATCCTCAAAGGCCTTACTTAAAGTTGACTTAAGCTCTTCGATGACATCCGCAATCGCTTGAGCAAACCGCTTGCCCTGGCCGGCCGGCATGTTAACCGTTATGGGTGAGCTTGGGTTGTCAAAGTTATGGACATAAAGCCAGTCATCCGGAGCTGCCGTCTTTTTTGCCCTCGCCTCTATCTGTCTCATTGCGTAGGTCATACGACCGCTTCCCGGATTGCCCACCACGAATATGTTGTATCCCTTCTTATCGAGGGACAACCCAAAAGAAACGGCTTTAGCTGCCCTTTCCTGTCCTATCAACCTATTGTCGCTAACCAGTTCCGCGGTGGTCGTGAAATGAAATTTTTCTATGGGAACTCTAAGACGAAGTAATTCCTTAGGTACCCGCTTTTCCTCCAATAAAGATGACATTCTCTTACCCCCTTAACAAACCATATAAACTCTAGGTTATCTCTCAAAACTGGCAATAATG is a window from the Acetomicrobium flavidum genome containing:
- a CDS encoding endonuclease III domain-containing protein yields the protein MKKMERKAAVTITSRASLGDIVDLKLPDQRWVLEVLEILAGLWGYLRPARMTREEPLDGLILTVLSQNTNDKNRDRAYVLLKARFPRWDEVLAATHEEIASVIRPAGLSNVKAMRIKEILKIVSDRFGDCSLRDLRRMKKGDIVEFLSSLPGVGPKTVACVLLFDLGLPAFPVDTHVGRLCKRIGWVSAKCSPPEIQKIMESIIPEELYWSAHLDLISHGRNICLARKPQCGECPLNERKLCLYPLEGDVDGR
- a CDS encoding Lon protease family protein yields the protein MSSLLEEKRVPKELLRLRVPIEKFHFTTTAELVSDNRLIGQERAAKAVSFGLSLDKKGYNIFVVGNPGSGRMTYAMRQIEARAKKTAAPDDWLYVHNFDNPSSPITVNMPAGQGKRFAQAIADVIEELKSTLSKAFEDSQYEDAKAQLVKEFQEQVNELMERLRGIAQQNGFVIKRTPQGFINIPLVKIEQDGKVVYREMQQEEFEALPEEEQRRLQEISEKISQHTLETLRRIRDLEKGLKDRIRDLERNISRNAISPFMSELKDKYARSEKLSKWLDSMEEDIIKNFNIFVAAARDENIEVDFGKYMVNVFVSNDPDKGAPVIRESNPTYYNLMGKVEYESRQGYLYTDFRKIVAGAIHRANGGYLVLEAEELLRQYLSYDALKRALKDEQLTIENLGEQWGFVPVSSLRPEPIPLNVKVVIVGTRYIYYLLSLYDKEFSELFKIKADFDIDMPRNEATEYDIAVFVAEYTQQEKLLPFSRESVGEVIEFASRLAEHQRRMTTQMNKITEVLVEATAWAKAEGKEVVEASHVRKAISEMRYRVSLIEDRLFMSLEEGILRVEVDGERVGQINGLTVIDMREHSFGHPVRITSNVYMGQEGVVNIEREVKLTGPIHNKGLLILSSYLGKKYAQDMPLTLSARIAFEQTYEEIEGDSASSTELYCLLSSLSGYPLKQGIAVTGSVDQFGNIQPIGGVNEKIEGFFRYCKFRGLTGKQGVMIPKQNLIHLMLDHEVLEAVESGKFNIWAIETVDEGLEILTGVPAGTPDESGKYPEDSVHGRAKAKLRLLMEEAAKLKKALQKDEKDGKESSSNDN